A portion of the Mesobacillus sp. AQ2 genome contains these proteins:
- a CDS encoding response regulator transcription factor: MKTILIVEDEETISRVLAVYLKHEGYEVVQAYDGGEGLGLFAQRKPDLVLLDVMLPGMDGWSILKEIRKTSACPVIMLTALGDIDYRLKGLNQGADDYISKPFVGEEVVARVNAVLRRSSNVLDTENEKQFGSLKINMDSHVVTVNGEKVVLTPKDLSLLLFLAERPNRTFTREDLIESVWGMDYDGSDRAVDLSVKRIRQSLAAWPAEQGEIRTLRGLGYQFSVYDK; encoded by the coding sequence ATGAAGACGATCTTGATAGTAGAAGACGAAGAAACGATTTCGAGAGTGCTGGCGGTTTACTTGAAGCATGAAGGCTATGAGGTGGTACAAGCCTATGATGGCGGCGAAGGGCTGGGATTGTTTGCTCAGCGTAAGCCTGATCTTGTGCTGCTGGATGTCATGCTGCCGGGAATGGACGGCTGGTCTATTTTAAAGGAAATCCGTAAAACCAGTGCCTGTCCGGTCATCATGCTGACAGCCCTCGGAGATATTGACTATCGTCTAAAAGGTTTGAATCAGGGGGCGGACGACTATATCTCCAAGCCATTCGTCGGCGAAGAAGTGGTTGCCAGAGTCAATGCGGTGCTGCGCCGTTCCTCCAATGTCCTCGATACCGAAAATGAGAAACAATTTGGCAGCCTGAAAATCAATATGGATTCACATGTTGTCACAGTCAATGGTGAAAAAGTGGTGCTGACGCCAAAGGACCTCAGTTTGCTGTTATTCCTGGCTGAGAGGCCAAACCGGACCTTTACGAGGGAAGATTTAATTGAAAGTGTCTGGGGAATGGATTATGACGGGAGCGACCGGGCTGTGGACCTGTCCGTCAAACGCATACGCCAATCATTGGCGGCTTGGCCTGCAGAACAGGGTGAAATCAGGACATTAAGAGGATTGGGGTATCAGTTCAGTGTTTACGACAAATAA
- a CDS encoding HAMP domain-containing sensor histidine kinase produces the protein MFTTNNKPTTLLRYWTTRYLFTLVVGLLLLGAGSMWWIRQTTLENRLNLMEYLAVETADRFGQSTANNDYGRLDRRLQDRARILQMENQPQLFITDLEGNILNSGPMKGGGGPHHTSGEVPASVFKNEDTINKQSINGQQIYAVKSPILMNELQTGWVVVMQSADELADVNQEYRLLIVLLLGLGLLGWVVIYLLTKKILKPIQDVAQAAAQVREGDYDIKLDSNPKELEIHQLVTSFKEMTNRLTQLEQMRAELLAGVTHDLKTPVTSISGLVQAVRDGIVTGEERQEFLDITLKEIQRLQSMISDLLDFNSLAAGAITIRPENCDLNKLVEDIGRQWQLTQTEPVDLRVITPESSVYRMTDPLRLQQILINLLNNSHQAIGDSGSISIILSEERIDVKDTGSGIPEEEQTLVFERFFRGETKKLKVRGLGLGLPFSKMLARSLGADLILKESNSSGTTFSLLWPKET, from the coding sequence GTGTTTACGACAAATAACAAACCAACAACTCTTCTGAGATATTGGACAACCAGGTATCTTTTTACCCTTGTTGTCGGACTGCTGTTGCTAGGGGCCGGGTCAATGTGGTGGATCAGGCAAACCACGCTGGAGAACCGGTTGAATTTAATGGAGTATCTGGCGGTCGAAACAGCGGATCGATTCGGGCAATCCACGGCAAATAATGATTATGGACGCCTTGACCGCAGGCTGCAGGACAGAGCCAGAATCCTTCAAATGGAAAATCAGCCTCAGCTTTTCATTACTGATTTGGAAGGCAATATCCTTAATTCGGGGCCGATGAAGGGCGGAGGAGGTCCTCATCACACATCGGGAGAAGTTCCTGCCTCCGTGTTTAAAAATGAAGATACAATTAACAAGCAGAGTATAAATGGTCAGCAAATCTATGCCGTTAAATCTCCTATCTTAATGAATGAACTTCAAACCGGCTGGGTAGTTGTGATGCAGAGTGCGGACGAATTGGCCGATGTCAATCAGGAATACCGTTTGTTGATCGTTTTATTGCTTGGATTGGGTTTGCTTGGCTGGGTCGTCATTTATCTTCTTACAAAAAAAATCCTCAAGCCCATCCAGGATGTCGCACAGGCTGCGGCACAGGTACGGGAAGGAGATTATGACATCAAACTGGATTCTAATCCAAAAGAACTTGAGATACATCAACTTGTAACTTCCTTTAAAGAAATGACCAATCGTCTTACACAGCTGGAGCAAATGCGTGCCGAGCTGCTGGCTGGTGTGACGCATGATCTGAAAACGCCTGTTACTTCGATCAGCGGCCTTGTCCAGGCAGTTCGGGATGGAATCGTCACAGGGGAGGAGCGCCAGGAATTCCTGGATATCACGCTGAAAGAAATCCAAAGATTGCAGAGCATGATTTCCGATTTGCTCGACTTCAATTCCCTGGCTGCCGGCGCCATTACCATTCGGCCGGAAAATTGCGATCTGAACAAGCTGGTTGAGGACATTGGCCGACAATGGCAGCTGACACAAACTGAACCAGTTGACCTCAGGGTGATCACACCGGAATCATCGGTATACAGAATGACTGATCCGCTCCGGCTGCAGCAAATCCTCATCAACCTGTTGAATAACTCCCATCAGGCTATAGGCGATTCAGGCTCAATCTCCATCATCCTGTCTGAGGAAAGAATAGATGTAAAAGATACGGGTTCAGGCATACCAGAGGAAGAGCAGACGCTAGTATTTGAACGGTTCTTCCGTGGTGAGACGAAAAAACTAAAGGTCAGGGGACTTGGACTGGGGCTTCCTTTCAGTAAAATGCTTGCCCGGTCGCTCGGGGCAGACTTGATTTTAAAGGAGAGCAATTCAAGCGGCACGACCTTTTCATTACTGTGGCCAAAAGAAACATAA
- a CDS encoding GIY-YIG nuclease family protein, which produces MNLKEKVKNLPLTPGVYLMKDQKGTVIYVGKAKNLKKRVQTYFQNSAAHPQKIKKMVANINDFHVLHTDTEFEAFLLECKLIKELQPLFNKKMKSHLPYSYIAIKMDGPYRKISIASEKSEGSGTIYFGPYTSMIYVKKAIENLKEYFKINCLQPLKGSPCLNYTLGKCNGLCLGGTEVEQYNRIVERFITFLQGSNEEILDELEQKMNQASEENQFEEAAKYRNYMKSLSILLYKENMIQFTGGNKNIVVVERINDRTLKVFLIKGHKVIFSKEYHSEKFRQLAVEIRDNIFYFFQQSKKRKSVIIGKEELDEAQIIYSYLNGGNARFITIPEEWLDGSESEKLDVSINQLLNA; this is translated from the coding sequence ATGAATTTAAAAGAAAAGGTCAAAAACCTTCCTTTGACTCCTGGGGTTTACCTTATGAAAGATCAAAAGGGCACAGTGATTTATGTCGGGAAAGCGAAAAACCTCAAGAAACGGGTCCAAACTTATTTTCAAAACTCTGCAGCCCATCCGCAAAAAATTAAAAAGATGGTTGCTAACATAAATGATTTTCATGTTCTGCATACTGATACGGAATTCGAGGCATTCTTGCTTGAGTGCAAGCTCATCAAAGAATTACAGCCTCTTTTTAACAAGAAAATGAAGAGCCACCTTCCTTACTCTTATATTGCAATTAAGATGGACGGGCCTTACCGGAAAATTTCAATTGCTTCTGAAAAATCCGAAGGTAGCGGCACAATTTATTTTGGACCCTATACCAGCATGATTTATGTGAAAAAAGCAATTGAGAACTTGAAGGAGTATTTTAAAATAAATTGTCTTCAGCCACTCAAGGGTTCCCCTTGCCTGAACTATACCCTGGGGAAGTGTAATGGTCTGTGTTTAGGAGGAACAGAGGTTGAGCAATACAATAGGATCGTGGAAAGGTTCATTACTTTCCTTCAGGGATCTAATGAAGAGATCTTGGACGAATTAGAGCAGAAAATGAATCAGGCCTCCGAAGAAAACCAATTTGAAGAAGCAGCAAAATACAGGAATTACATGAAATCACTCTCCATCCTTTTGTATAAAGAAAATATGATCCAATTCACTGGAGGAAATAAAAACATTGTTGTGGTTGAAAGGATCAATGACCGCACACTGAAGGTTTTCCTGATCAAAGGGCATAAAGTCATTTTTAGCAAGGAATACCATTCAGAGAAGTTCAGGCAGCTAGCAGTGGAGATCAGGGACAACATCTTTTACTTCTTCCAGCAGAGTAAGAAAAGGAAATCTGTCATCATCGGCAAGGAGGAACTTGATGAAGCTCAAATCATCTATAGTTATTTAAATGGGGGCAACGCCAGATTCATTACCATTCCAGAAGAATGGCTGGATGGCAGTGAATCTGAAAAACTGGATGTATCTATTAATCAATTACTAAACGCTTAA
- the proC gene encoding pyrroline-5-carboxylate reductase: MRLLKHKKVAFLGAGSMAEAMISGVVKSGKMRAEQVYVTNKSNAARLERLESRYGIIAMPQAELPYEEIDLFILAMKPKGAADALADLKGKVVPGQVVVSVLAGISTGFMEENLNLGQQVIRVMPNTSSMIQESATAMSPGRHTTNENIEDAKELLSSMGKVFLIEEEQMDIFTGLAGSGPAYFYYLMEHMERVGKENGLDEKMAREIIAQTILGAAKMIFEKDETPEVLRKNVTSPNGTTASGLNALRKYNGGTAISQAVSHAANRSKEINKELEGVLVPS, encoded by the coding sequence ATGCGGTTGTTAAAACATAAAAAAGTAGCGTTTTTAGGTGCAGGATCAATGGCGGAAGCGATGATTTCTGGTGTGGTCAAGTCAGGGAAAATGCGTGCAGAACAAGTTTATGTTACGAACAAAAGCAATGCAGCCAGACTGGAACGACTGGAATCCAGATATGGAATCATTGCGATGCCTCAGGCTGAATTGCCATATGAAGAAATAGATCTATTTATTTTAGCGATGAAGCCAAAAGGAGCAGCGGATGCGCTTGCGGATTTGAAAGGCAAAGTAGTGCCTGGCCAGGTGGTTGTTTCGGTTCTGGCGGGTATATCAACTGGGTTTATGGAAGAAAATCTAAACCTTGGCCAGCAGGTGATCCGCGTCATGCCGAACACATCAAGCATGATCCAGGAATCTGCCACTGCGATGTCTCCAGGCAGACATACAACGAACGAAAATATAGAGGATGCAAAAGAACTGTTAAGCAGCATGGGCAAGGTGTTCCTGATTGAAGAGGAACAGATGGATATCTTCACTGGATTGGCCGGCAGCGGCCCTGCTTATTTTTATTATTTGATGGAGCACATGGAGCGAGTCGGCAAAGAAAACGGCCTGGACGAAAAAATGGCCCGTGAAATCATTGCCCAGACCATCCTCGGTGCGGCGAAAATGATTTTCGAAAAGGATGAAACACCAGAGGTACTAAGGAAAAATGTAACCTCTCCGAATGGAACGACAGCCTCCGGACTGAACGCCTTGAGAAAATATAACGGCGGTACGGCAATTTCCCAGGCAGTCAGCCATGCGGCAAACCGGTCGAAAGAAATCAATAAAGAACTCGAAGGCGTCCTCGTTCCATCTTAA
- a CDS encoding ABC transporter ATP-binding protein produces MIRRFFTYYRPHRRLFVIDFSSAVIVALLELAFPLAVQWFIDTLLPGGNWNMIVSVSIGLLLLYIISTLLQFIVNYWGHKLGINIETDMRQQLFQHVQKQSFRFFDNTKTGHIMSRITNDLFDLGELAHHGPEDLFIAVMTFVGAFWIMLTINVKLALITMIIVPFLIWLITYSNLKMNAAWKNMYTDIADVNARVEDSVSGIRVVQSFTNEDYEIERFTKNNRKFRRAKLTAYKVMSFSSSGIYMLTRLIVLVVLVYGAWLSFQGSLSYGELVGFVLYVNVLFKPIDKISAILELYPKGMAGFKRFTELMDQNPDVVDREDAIVVPHLKGDIEFRNVTFSYDQNKPVLEGIDLEINHGETVAFVGPSGAGKTTICSLIPRFYDVTSGSITIDGIDLRDMTKKSLRSQIGIVQQDVFLFTGTLRENIAYGSLGATHEDIVRAAKQAHLEDFIAALPDGYETQIGERGLKLSGGQKQRIAIARMFLKNPPILILDEATSALDTETERIIQKALAELSKNRTTLVIAHRLATIRSADRIVVVTEDGIAEQGTHDELIEQGGIFAKLHKVQFETSI; encoded by the coding sequence ATGATACGAAGATTTTTTACCTATTACCGGCCGCATCGCAGGCTTTTCGTTATTGATTTCAGTAGTGCCGTCATCGTTGCCCTGCTGGAGCTGGCATTCCCACTCGCGGTCCAATGGTTCATTGATACCTTGCTCCCAGGCGGCAACTGGAACATGATCGTCAGTGTGAGCATCGGATTGCTGCTGTTATACATCATCAGCACCTTGCTCCAGTTCATCGTCAATTATTGGGGCCACAAGCTTGGCATTAATATTGAGACGGACATGAGGCAGCAGCTGTTCCAGCACGTACAAAAGCAGTCCTTCCGCTTTTTCGATAATACGAAAACCGGGCACATCATGAGCCGGATCACCAATGACCTGTTTGATCTGGGGGAACTCGCACACCACGGCCCTGAGGATTTATTCATTGCCGTGATGACATTTGTTGGCGCGTTTTGGATCATGCTGACGATCAATGTGAAGCTGGCACTGATCACGATGATCATCGTACCATTCCTGATTTGGCTGATTACGTATTCAAATTTGAAAATGAACGCTGCCTGGAAAAACATGTACACAGATATTGCCGACGTCAATGCCAGGGTCGAAGATAGCGTTTCAGGAATTCGGGTGGTTCAGTCTTTTACAAATGAAGATTATGAGATTGAGAGATTCACAAAGAACAACCGAAAGTTCCGCCGTGCCAAGTTGACGGCCTATAAGGTGATGTCGTTCAGTTCGTCCGGTATTTATATGCTGACAAGGCTGATTGTCCTTGTTGTCCTGGTTTATGGTGCATGGCTGAGTTTTCAAGGCAGCCTGAGCTATGGAGAACTTGTCGGGTTTGTCCTGTATGTGAATGTCCTTTTTAAACCAATTGATAAAATCAGTGCGATTCTTGAATTGTATCCGAAAGGAATGGCAGGCTTTAAGCGGTTTACCGAGCTGATGGACCAGAATCCGGACGTCGTCGATCGTGAGGACGCGATTGTGGTCCCGCATTTGAAAGGGGATATCGAATTCAGGAATGTCACCTTCAGCTATGACCAGAACAAACCCGTTTTGGAAGGAATTGATCTGGAAATCAACCATGGCGAGACAGTTGCGTTCGTTGGTCCGTCGGGGGCAGGGAAGACGACGATTTGCTCGTTGATTCCCCGTTTTTATGATGTGACCAGCGGCAGCATCACGATTGATGGCATCGATCTTCGCGATATGACGAAAAAATCGCTGCGCTCGCAAATCGGGATCGTCCAGCAGGATGTGTTCCTTTTTACCGGGACGCTGCGAGAGAATATTGCATATGGTTCATTGGGGGCCACACATGAAGATATTGTCAGAGCCGCAAAACAGGCACATCTTGAGGACTTTATCGCTGCATTGCCAGATGGCTATGAAACACAAATTGGGGAACGGGGCTTAAAATTGTCAGGCGGGCAAAAGCAAAGAATTGCCATCGCTAGGATGTTCTTGAAAAATCCACCAATCCTGATTCTCGATGAAGCGACATCAGCGCTTGATACCGAGACGGAAAGGATCATTCAAAAAGCACTCGCAGAACTATCAAAGAACCGGACAACGCTGGTCATTGCGCACAGACTGGCAACGATCAGAAGTGCCGATCGAATCGTCGTTGTCACCGAGGATGGAATCGCCGAACAGGGTACTCATGATGAACTGATCGAGCAAGGCGGCATTTTTGCCAAGCTTCACAAGGTCCAATTCGAAACTTCTATTTAG
- a CDS encoding GntR family transcriptional regulator, which yields MILNSDSMKPIYVQIAEWLETEILSESIKKDEKVHSQYQLAEMLNINPATAAKGLNILADENILYKKRGLGMFVSEDAKKIITAKRRNQTLKSLVLELVREAEHLQVTEEELIAMIQEAKRDLKGDT from the coding sequence TTGATACTTAATTCAGATAGCATGAAACCGATTTATGTCCAGATTGCTGAGTGGCTGGAAACGGAAATTCTCAGCGAAAGCATCAAGAAGGATGAGAAGGTTCATTCACAATATCAGCTTGCGGAAATGCTGAATATCAATCCGGCGACAGCGGCAAAAGGGTTGAATATTTTAGCGGATGAAAACATTCTTTATAAAAAACGCGGTCTCGGCATGTTTGTATCGGAGGATGCGAAAAAGATTATCACAGCGAAACGGAGGAACCAGACATTGAAGTCATTGGTGCTAGAGTTGGTGCGGGAGGCGGAGCATCTCCAGGTGACTGAGGAGGAATTGATCGCGATGATCCAGGAAGCCAAGCGGGACTTGAAGGGGGATACATGA
- a CDS encoding ABC transporter ATP-binding protein, with protein sequence MMSVLEFENVTKTYGRKKALDELTFSIGENKITGLIGRNGAGKTTMLKIAAGFMRESSGVVRVFGENPFNNLSVSANMIMVDNDMNLPAALNLDELLETAASFYDNWDMKFARNLVEYFHLDLKQHHTGLSKGMKNTFNAILGLASRCPLTIFDEPTNGMDAGVRKDFYRALLKDYIANPRTIIISSHHLNEVEDILEDILLLKDGKQFLHMTVEDLREYAVVVSGKEEMLNDWLSGHEIFHRSSAGFGRSYAVIRNDLSDDQVTAAMKNDLEFSTISNEDLCLYLTSQEKGGIDDVFNKD encoded by the coding sequence ATGATGAGTGTGCTGGAATTCGAAAATGTAACAAAGACCTATGGAAGGAAAAAAGCACTGGATGAGCTGACGTTTTCAATCGGGGAGAATAAAATCACAGGCCTGATTGGCAGGAACGGAGCCGGCAAGACGACGATGCTGAAAATCGCCGCTGGTTTCATGCGTGAGAGTTCAGGTGTAGTAAGGGTATTTGGGGAAAACCCGTTCAATAACCTGTCTGTGTCAGCGAACATGATCATGGTCGATAACGATATGAATCTGCCAGCCGCGCTGAATCTTGATGAACTTTTGGAAACGGCAGCGAGTTTTTATGATAACTGGGACATGAAATTTGCCAGGAACCTAGTTGAATATTTCCATCTTGACCTGAAACAGCACCATACCGGGCTGTCGAAGGGAATGAAGAATACCTTCAATGCGATTTTGGGGCTGGCTTCCCGCTGTCCGCTGACAATCTTTGATGAGCCGACAAACGGGATGGATGCTGGCGTCAGAAAAGACTTTTACCGGGCGCTGCTAAAAGACTATATTGCCAACCCACGGACAATCATCATTTCAAGCCATCATCTCAATGAGGTCGAGGACATCCTTGAAGACATCCTGCTCCTAAAGGATGGAAAGCAATTTTTGCATATGACGGTTGAGGACCTGCGGGAGTATGCGGTCGTTGTCAGCGGGAAAGAAGAAATGCTGAACGACTGGCTTAGCGGACATGAGATATTCCATCGTAGCAGTGCTGGTTTTGGCAGGAGCTATGCGGTCATCCGCAACGACTTGTCTGATGACCAGGTTACAGCAGCAATGAAAAACGACCTGGAGTTCTCGACGATTTCAAACGAAGATCTCTGTCTATACTTGACGAGCCAGGAGAAAGGCGGGATTGATGATGTCTTTAACAAAGATTAA
- a CDS encoding aromatic acid exporter family protein encodes MALLKKFNFVGGRVLKTGIAVFITALICDLLGWPPMRAFSSALGRR; translated from the coding sequence ATGGCTTTATTGAAAAAATTCAACTTTGTTGGGGGCAGGGTCCTTAAAACGGGAATTGCTGTCTTCATTACTGCACTGATTTGTGACCTGCTTGGCTGGCCGCCAATGAGAGCTTTTTCATCCGCCTTGGGACGACGTTGA
- a CDS encoding TrkA C-terminal domain-containing protein — protein MDGIKGLLEEPLIILFVILFLGSALGEIKIRGLSLGTSGVLLAAMVFGHFGYQVSPVIQQLGLGLFIVAVGLSAGPRFFRMMKTSGIVFGVISLLIVLVASITTIIVSKLFHLSPALSIGIMTGALTSTPGLAAALQATGDPLASVGYGIAYPFGVLAVVLFVQLLPRVLKVDLAEDLKKKSGPVRNDESPEVITIEVTSPSINKRTLKELKFNRNNSVVISRVIRGDRNIIALNDTVILVGDRLVAVGLPNDLKKLCVDIGREVETNTVNHDNVELRKVTVDALELIGKTIKELELRRTYGVTVTRIERGGFEFNQNPKWRLERGDVLTLVSSKARLDDVEKLFSRKKLTVTNIHILSLSLVLLLGVLAGMVPIHFPKLGTITFGVAGGPLFIALIIGHFGRLGPIHARYYQPSNQVIRDIGLVLFLAGAGTTAGKGIVQVIQQEGFNLVIGGAIITILPVIAGFFIARKLFRLSIIHSLGALCGGMTSTPGLGAANQLMDSEDPSIAYAAAYPFALISVAIASQVLVFFL, from the coding sequence GTGGACGGCATAAAGGGTTTGCTTGAGGAACCGTTAATTATATTATTTGTCATACTATTTCTTGGCTCGGCGCTGGGTGAAATCAAAATACGAGGATTAAGCCTGGGGACGTCGGGAGTATTATTGGCGGCAATGGTGTTCGGCCATTTCGGCTACCAGGTGTCACCGGTCATCCAGCAGCTGGGACTTGGTTTATTTATTGTTGCAGTAGGTCTATCAGCCGGTCCGCGCTTTTTCCGGATGATGAAAACAAGCGGGATCGTGTTTGGCGTAATCAGCTTGCTGATTGTCCTGGTTGCTTCCATTACGACGATTATCGTGTCCAAGCTGTTCCATCTGTCGCCGGCATTGAGCATCGGCATCATGACGGGCGCGCTGACGAGCACGCCCGGTCTTGCTGCCGCCCTCCAGGCCACTGGAGATCCGCTTGCCTCTGTCGGATACGGGATTGCCTATCCTTTCGGCGTCCTAGCAGTTGTGCTGTTCGTGCAGCTGTTGCCGCGCGTGCTGAAGGTCGATCTGGCGGAGGATTTGAAAAAGAAGTCAGGGCCTGTCCGCAATGATGAGTCGCCTGAAGTCATAACGATAGAGGTGACCAGCCCTTCCATTAATAAACGAACACTAAAAGAGCTCAAATTCAATCGAAACAATTCTGTCGTCATCAGCCGGGTTATCCGGGGCGACCGAAATATCATCGCTCTCAATGATACCGTTATTCTGGTAGGGGACAGGCTTGTCGCTGTCGGATTGCCAAACGATTTGAAAAAGCTTTGCGTGGATATCGGCCGTGAAGTGGAGACAAACACCGTAAACCATGACAATGTAGAGCTTCGCAAAGTCACCGTCGATGCGCTTGAACTGATTGGGAAAACGATCAAGGAACTTGAACTGAGGCGCACATACGGTGTCACAGTTACAAGAATTGAGCGCGGCGGTTTCGAATTCAACCAGAATCCAAAGTGGCGCCTTGAACGCGGCGATGTCCTGACGCTAGTCAGCAGCAAGGCCCGATTGGATGACGTCGAAAAATTATTCAGCAGAAAAAAACTGACCGTAACCAATATTCACATCCTGTCACTCAGTCTCGTGCTGCTGCTCGGCGTCCTTGCCGGGATGGTGCCGATTCACTTCCCAAAACTCGGGACGATTACATTCGGCGTCGCCGGCGGGCCTTTGTTCATTGCCCTGATCATCGGCCACTTCGGAAGACTTGGACCAATCCACGCGCGCTATTACCAGCCGTCGAACCAGGTCATCCGTGATATCGGCCTAGTCCTTTTCCTTGCCGGTGCCGGTACAACTGCCGGAAAAGGCATCGTCCAGGTTATCCAGCAGGAAGGGTTCAATCTCGTCATCGGCGGAGCAATCATAACCATTCTGCCTGTGATCGCCGGCTTTTTCATCGCAAGAAAGCTTTTTAGGCTCAGCATCATTCACTCATTAGGCGCATTATGCGGCGGAATGACAAGCACCCCCGGACTCGGCGCAGCCAACCAGCTGATGGACTCCGAAGACCCATCCATCGCTTATGCCGCGGCCTATCCATTTGCGCTGATCTCAGTCGCGATTGCATCACAGGTTTTGGTTTTCTTTTTATAA
- a CDS encoding Lrp/AsnC family transcriptional regulator produces MNIDETDRMILQLLSENGRMSYVDIGKELNLSRVSIRERVNQLIEDGVIEKFSVVINSEKVGKAVSAFFEVDCEPSSLVKVAEALANNPSVASCYQMTGPSTLHMHVLVEDFIRLENFINEELYSLEGITRVESHILLRRFKSRTGMKL; encoded by the coding sequence ATGAATATTGATGAAACGGACCGTATGATCTTGCAACTTTTATCTGAAAATGGACGAATGTCCTATGTAGATATCGGTAAGGAGTTGAATCTATCCAGGGTATCAATCCGGGAGAGAGTCAATCAATTAATAGAGGATGGTGTCATAGAAAAGTTTTCCGTCGTAATCAATTCGGAAAAAGTAGGAAAAGCTGTATCTGCCTTTTTTGAGGTTGATTGTGAACCCTCTTCTCTCGTAAAAGTAGCAGAAGCGCTCGCCAACAATCCAAGTGTCGCAAGCTGTTATCAGATGACAGGGCCAAGCACCCTGCACATGCATGTTTTAGTAGAGGACTTTATCAGGCTGGAGAATTTTATTAACGAAGAACTGTATAGCCTGGAAGGGATCACAAGAGTCGAAAGCCATATTTTGCTTCGGAGATTCAAAAGCCGTACCGGTATGAAATTGTAG